A stretch of the Pseudalkalibacillus hwajinpoensis genome encodes the following:
- a CDS encoding ABC transporter substrate-binding protein, whose translation MKRKFTFIFATLLFIVACGNSETNETGKTEVLSKEWDEIVSSSNGTEVNLYMWGGDEGINQYIDEWAAPRLKEEHDITLNRQPMNTEEFMQKLLTEKKANKNKGTIDVIWINGANFKNAKNADLLLGSFSKKLPHFQEYIGSKDQNAEYDQGTEIDGLEAPWGNVQYVFHYDSSKIDTPPSTLEELKQWIHDNPGKFTYPNVSDFTGNTFVKHLLIKGAGEESGLLAEEFNKEIIKDSEEYVWNYLDDIKSDLWRNGETYPESLTKLDTLYSQGEILMTMGFNEARAESLIENGTFPESTKSFVLKDPGSVSNTHYLSIPFNSPNPEGAMTVIDFLESPEAQIAKMDPTMWGEGTVLNFDKLSEEDQKIIGNLDRGESVLSTEVLNEYKLPDLDTGYTEWINNEWANRVIEQ comes from the coding sequence ATGAAGCGAAAGTTTACATTTATTTTCGCAACGCTACTTTTTATTGTTGCATGTGGGAATAGTGAAACCAATGAAACTGGTAAAACAGAGGTGTTATCAAAGGAGTGGGATGAAATCGTATCCTCTTCTAATGGAACAGAGGTAAATCTCTATATGTGGGGAGGAGATGAAGGCATTAATCAGTACATTGATGAATGGGCAGCACCAAGATTAAAAGAGGAGCATGATATTACGCTTAATCGTCAGCCGATGAATACCGAAGAATTTATGCAAAAACTTTTAACAGAGAAAAAAGCAAATAAAAACAAAGGTACAATTGATGTCATATGGATCAATGGCGCAAACTTCAAAAATGCTAAGAATGCTGATTTATTACTAGGTTCTTTCTCAAAGAAGCTGCCTCATTTTCAAGAATACATTGGATCAAAGGATCAGAATGCTGAATATGATCAAGGGACGGAAATTGATGGATTAGAAGCTCCGTGGGGAAATGTTCAATATGTTTTTCATTACGATTCGAGCAAGATCGATACACCTCCAAGTACACTTGAGGAGTTAAAGCAGTGGATTCACGATAATCCTGGGAAGTTTACGTATCCTAACGTTTCGGATTTTACTGGTAATACGTTCGTGAAACACCTACTAATAAAAGGTGCAGGCGAAGAGTCGGGTCTTCTGGCAGAGGAATTTAACAAAGAGATTATTAAAGATTCCGAAGAATACGTGTGGAACTATCTTGATGATATAAAGTCTGATCTTTGGCGTAATGGTGAAACTTATCCTGAATCATTGACTAAACTTGATACGCTTTATAGTCAGGGGGAAATCCTAATGACTATGGGCTTTAACGAAGCAAGAGCAGAAAGTTTAATTGAAAATGGGACGTTTCCTGAAAGCACGAAGTCATTTGTTCTAAAAGATCCTGGATCGGTTTCAAATACACACTATCTCAGTATTCCATTTAATAGTCCGAATCCAGAGGGAGCTATGACAGTTATTGATTTTCTTGAATCGCCAGAAGCTCAAATAGCTAAAATGGATCCTACAATGTGGGGGGAAGGTACGGTATTAAATTTCGATAAATTGAGTGAAGAGGATCAGAAGATTATTGGAAACCTTGACCGGGGAGAAAGCGTACTTTCCACAGAGGTTTTAAATGAATATAAGCTACCAGACTTAGATACAGGTTACACGGAGTGGATTAATAATGAATGGGCGAATCGGGTTATTGAGCAATAA
- a CDS encoding copper amine oxidase — protein sequence MDWKKGLLIVPLSFSLLIPTAGAFASDHDQQMDKPTVETPGADLRADLGHLLSEHAYLAVETMRKGAEGSADFEASAGALSENTEDLTAAITSVYGEEAGAEFNEIWSNHIGFFVDYVKATGNEDEDAKQKALDSLDGYKEDFSNFLENATGERLQAETLSEGLQAHINQLIGSFDSYVAGDYEMAYEKEREAIAHMQMVAKGFSGAITDQFPDKFENTKAVTPASDLRATLGHLLSEHAGLAMMTMQNGIDGSEDFDASAAALSENTDDLAAAITSVYGEEAGNQFKEMWSGHIGNFVEYVQATGAEDEAAQEKALKALEDYRADFSSFLETATEGRLEAGPLSEGLQMHVNQLISAFDSYTTEDYDAAYDSVREAYAHMYKPAKGLSGAFVNQFPDKFAMEAMPTDMPKTGMGGTAEQQMPIEWIVAAILATMAATGVIVRRKMQKS from the coding sequence ATCGATTGGAAAAAGGGACTATTAATTGTTCCGCTTAGCTTTTCACTTTTAATACCAACTGCTGGAGCATTTGCCTCTGACCACGACCAGCAAATGGACAAGCCTACAGTAGAAACACCAGGTGCTGATCTTCGTGCTGATCTTGGCCATTTACTAAGTGAGCATGCTTATCTTGCAGTAGAAACAATGAGAAAAGGAGCTGAAGGTTCTGCAGATTTTGAAGCTTCTGCTGGTGCCTTAAGTGAAAACACGGAAGACCTTACAGCTGCGATTACATCCGTTTATGGTGAAGAAGCAGGAGCTGAATTTAATGAAATTTGGAGCAATCATATCGGTTTCTTCGTTGACTATGTGAAAGCAACAGGTAATGAAGATGAAGATGCAAAACAAAAAGCTTTAGATAGCTTAGATGGTTATAAAGAAGATTTCTCTAATTTCTTGGAAAATGCAACAGGAGAACGACTTCAAGCTGAAACATTGTCTGAAGGACTTCAAGCTCACATTAATCAGTTGATTGGTTCATTTGATAGCTATGTAGCAGGTGATTATGAGATGGCTTACGAGAAAGAACGTGAAGCGATTGCTCACATGCAAATGGTGGCTAAAGGATTCTCTGGTGCCATTACTGATCAGTTCCCAGACAAGTTCGAGAACACAAAAGCCGTAACACCAGCATCTGATCTTCGTGCAACATTAGGTCATTTATTATCTGAACATGCTGGTCTTGCAATGATGACAATGCAGAACGGAATCGACGGATCAGAAGACTTTGATGCATCTGCAGCTGCACTAAGCGAGAATACGGATGATCTAGCTGCTGCGATAACTTCTGTATATGGTGAAGAAGCAGGAAATCAATTTAAAGAAATGTGGTCTGGACATATCGGTAACTTTGTAGAATATGTTCAAGCGACAGGAGCTGAAGATGAAGCTGCTCAAGAAAAAGCACTAAAAGCGCTGGAAGACTATCGTGCAGACTTCTCAAGTTTTCTTGAAACAGCAACTGAAGGTAGATTAGAAGCGGGACCATTATCTGAAGGGTTACAAATGCATGTGAATCAATTAATATCTGCGTTTGATAGCTACACTACGGAAGACTACGATGCAGCTTATGATTCGGTTCGTGAAGCTTATGCTCATATGTATAAGCCGGCAAAGGGACTTTCTGGTGCTTTCGTAAACCAATTCCCGGACAAATTCGCTATGGAAGCTATGCCAACTGATATGCCTAAAACAGGTATGGGTGGTACAGCTGAACAGCAAATGCCAATCGAATGGATTGTTGCAGCCATTCTTGCAACTATGGCTGCAACTGGCGTAATTGTTCGTAGAAAAATGCAGAAAAGCTAA
- a CDS encoding sulfite oxidase-like oxidoreductase, whose protein sequence is MKKADRIRKMKVPDASEMYGDRLPPGQVLTERFPILHEGDVPVYEMSTWNLSVFGEIDKEVIISYSDILALPQKKVKCDIHCVTRWSRFDNTFEGVLIKDFMNAYGIVPKTNHVMLHGDHNYTTNIHLTDLMRDDVILAHSVDGEKLTAKHGWPLRLVVPHLYFWKSIKWIRGIEFINEDKPGFWEQNGFHNHADPFKEERFSGEDLGLPEDEWEKKEFD, encoded by the coding sequence TTGAAAAAAGCTGACCGTATTCGCAAAATGAAAGTTCCAGATGCAAGTGAAATGTATGGTGATCGTCTGCCACCGGGGCAAGTACTTACAGAAAGGTTCCCTATTCTACATGAAGGTGATGTACCTGTGTATGAGATGTCGACATGGAACCTAAGTGTATTTGGAGAAATTGATAAGGAAGTGATCATTTCCTATAGCGACATACTTGCCTTACCACAGAAGAAAGTAAAGTGTGATATTCACTGTGTCACAAGGTGGTCTAGGTTTGATAATACTTTTGAAGGGGTTTTGATTAAGGATTTTATGAACGCATATGGGATAGTACCGAAAACGAACCATGTTATGCTACATGGTGACCATAACTATACAACGAATATTCACCTCACTGACTTAATGAGAGATGATGTTATTCTTGCCCACTCAGTTGATGGAGAGAAATTAACGGCAAAACACGGATGGCCTCTCAGGTTAGTTGTACCGCATCTTTACTTCTGGAAAAGTATTAAATGGATCAGAGGTATAGAATTTATCAATGAAGACAAACCTGGTTTTTGGGAACAAAACGGATTTCATAACCATGCCGATCCATTTAAAGAAGAAAGGTTTTCTGGAGAGGATTTGGGACTACCGGAAGATGAATGGGAGAAAAAAGAGTTTGATTAA
- a CDS encoding GNAT family N-acetyltransferase, translating into MVYQFKLISQEEVERIISWNYDGVYSFYNMDEDLEDLKEFREDAASNENYWSVYQRDHLIGFFSFHEHEDNHIEIGLGMCPDNVGKGEGFSFLEAGLQKAVELYRPTSFGMAVAEFNKRAIKVYQRAGFQITHLFMQQTNGREFQFVEMKKNLV; encoded by the coding sequence TTGGTATATCAATTTAAGTTAATAAGTCAAGAAGAAGTCGAGCGAATTATCTCGTGGAACTATGATGGGGTATACTCATTTTATAATATGGACGAGGATCTTGAAGATCTGAAAGAGTTCCGGGAAGATGCAGCCAGCAATGAAAATTATTGGAGCGTCTACCAAAGGGATCATCTTATTGGTTTTTTTAGTTTTCATGAGCATGAAGACAACCATATAGAAATTGGTCTAGGAATGTGTCCCGATAATGTTGGAAAAGGAGAAGGCTTTTCTTTTTTGGAGGCTGGCCTTCAAAAAGCAGTTGAATTGTATCGTCCAACTTCTTTTGGAATGGCAGTAGCTGAATTTAATAAACGAGCCATAAAAGTGTATCAAAGGGCTGGATTTCAAATCACTCATCTGTTTATGCAACAAACCAATGGGCGAGAATTTCAATTTGTTGAAATGAAGAAAAACCTCGTTTAA
- a CDS encoding GNAT family N-acetyltransferase, with product MIERATIEERDFILSNSIQSVNEGTTNPGIVKEEKALEIVSSILDRGGYHLIYRDEGEIAGWVLLGENTDYFTESKHGFIYDVFVFPKFRGKGYSKQLVQASIENFKEQGYEEIRLNVYSSNFAKYIYKDIGFRELQTIMVYK from the coding sequence GTGATCGAACGAGCGACGATAGAAGAAAGAGATTTTATTTTGTCGAATTCCATTCAATCTGTTAATGAAGGAACGACAAATCCTGGTATCGTAAAAGAAGAGAAAGCACTTGAAATTGTATCATCCATTCTTGATCGAGGTGGTTACCACCTCATTTATCGCGACGAAGGGGAAATTGCTGGCTGGGTATTACTTGGAGAAAACACGGATTATTTTACAGAAAGCAAGCATGGGTTCATTTATGATGTATTTGTTTTTCCAAAGTTTCGTGGGAAAGGGTATTCTAAGCAGCTCGTTCAAGCGAGTATTGAAAACTTCAAAGAACAGGGGTATGAGGAAATTCGTTTGAATGTGTATTCCTCTAACTTCGCGAAATACATTTATAAAGACATTGGATTTCGAGAACTTCAAACGATCATGGTTTATAAATAG
- a CDS encoding GNAT family N-acetyltransferase, which translates to MEPILLDIPNKFSTDRLHIRSPLPGDGVSVHQSIDASLEELKPWMPFAHIDQTEEDVEANIRESHVAFLKREDLRLLLFHKQTGDFIGSSGLHRIDWNVRKFEIGYWIDSRYAGQGYMSEAVQGIVDYAFSELNARRLEIRCNATNWRSRRIAEKQSFQLEAILRNDHVSIDGSKLTDTCVYALTKK; encoded by the coding sequence ATGGAACCCATTTTACTTGATATACCAAATAAATTTAGCACTGACCGTTTACATATACGTTCTCCACTACCTGGGGATGGTGTTTCGGTTCATCAATCAATTGATGCCTCGTTAGAAGAGCTTAAACCCTGGATGCCTTTCGCACATATAGATCAAACGGAAGAAGATGTTGAAGCGAATATCCGCGAATCTCACGTAGCGTTTTTAAAGCGGGAGGATCTTCGACTATTACTCTTCCATAAACAGACGGGTGATTTTATCGGTTCCTCAGGGTTACATCGAATAGATTGGAACGTTCGTAAATTTGAAATCGGTTATTGGATTGATTCTAGATACGCTGGTCAAGGCTATATGTCTGAAGCGGTCCAAGGCATTGTAGATTACGCCTTTTCAGAGCTTAACGCTAGAAGGCTAGAAATTCGTTGCAATGCGACAAATTGGCGAAGTCGGCGAATTGCCGAGAAACAATCGTTTCAACTTGAGGCTATTTTACGAAACGACCATGTCTCAATTGATGGCAGTAAACTAACTGATACATGCGTCTATGCTTTAACAAAAAAATAA
- a CDS encoding LysE family translocator, translating to MDITIILSFLLAAVLLTVMPGPDNLFVLAQSITQNKQAGIATSLGLCSGLLVHISAATLGISALLYQSTLAFSIVKFSGAAYLLFMAYEAFKDSGSAAKPLSQPSRPYFSLYRKGIVMNILNPKVSLFFLALLPPFVNQQANSPALQMLILGGVFILQAFLIFSAISFFAGKIAFYVVENHALARKFNLAKALLLALIGLQIAFSDQ from the coding sequence TTGGATATTACAATTATACTATCATTCCTTCTTGCTGCTGTTCTTCTAACCGTCATGCCAGGACCTGACAATTTATTTGTTCTTGCTCAAAGCATCACACAGAACAAACAGGCTGGTATCGCCACTTCTCTTGGCCTCTGTTCAGGACTACTTGTTCATATTTCTGCTGCTACCTTAGGAATTTCTGCCCTCCTTTATCAATCCACTCTCGCCTTTTCGATTGTTAAGTTTAGCGGGGCAGCTTACTTACTTTTCATGGCATATGAAGCTTTTAAAGATAGCGGATCCGCAGCTAAACCCCTAAGTCAACCTAGCAGACCTTATTTTTCTTTATATCGAAAAGGGATTGTTATGAATATTTTAAATCCAAAAGTCTCTTTATTCTTTCTCGCCCTTCTTCCACCTTTTGTAAACCAGCAGGCGAATTCACCCGCTCTTCAAATGTTAATTTTAGGAGGGGTTTTCATTCTACAAGCCTTTCTTATCTTTAGTGCAATAAGCTTTTTTGCAGGAAAAATCGCATTCTATGTCGTAGAAAATCATGCTCTAGCTAGAAAATTCAATCTTGCAAAAGCTTTATTGCTTGCTTTAATTGGTCTTCAAATAGCCTTTAGCGATCAATAA
- a CDS encoding 3-hydroxybutyrate dehydrogenase, producing MVNNKTVFITGAARGIGFEIGETFAENGAKVVLSDINEEGTEEAAQKLRDKGYNAIGIKADVTNEDEIKQAIDRTIEEYGRLDVLINNAGLQHVSALENFPTEKFRMMQDIMLTAPFIATKHVFPIMKKQGFGRIINMASINGVIGFAGKAAYNSAKHGVIGLTKVSALEGAEHGITVNAMAPGYVDTPLVRGQMEDLAKERGVELEKVLEEVIYPLVPQRRLLEVKEIADYSMFIASDAAKSITGQALLIDGGYTAQ from the coding sequence ATGGTTAACAACAAGACTGTATTTATTACAGGCGCAGCTAGAGGTATTGGTTTTGAAATTGGTGAAACGTTCGCAGAGAATGGAGCAAAAGTTGTTCTATCTGACATAAATGAAGAAGGAACAGAAGAAGCTGCTCAGAAACTAAGAGATAAAGGTTATAACGCTATTGGTATTAAAGCAGACGTGACAAATGAAGATGAAATTAAACAAGCAATTGACCGTACTATAGAAGAATACGGTCGCTTAGACGTGTTAATAAATAATGCGGGACTTCAGCACGTATCTGCATTAGAAAACTTCCCAACTGAGAAGTTTCGTATGATGCAGGATATTATGCTTACAGCTCCTTTCATAGCAACAAAGCATGTATTTCCAATCATGAAGAAACAAGGATTTGGGCGAATTATTAACATGGCATCTATCAATGGTGTCATCGGTTTCGCAGGGAAAGCGGCTTACAATAGTGCCAAGCATGGGGTCATCGGCCTTACAAAAGTTTCTGCTCTTGAAGGTGCGGAACACGGTATCACAGTAAATGCCATGGCACCAGGATATGTTGATACACCACTCGTAAGAGGACAGATGGAAGATCTAGCGAAAGAACGCGGAGTAGAGCTAGAAAAGGTACTAGAAGAAGTAATCTATCCACTTGTACCACAAAGAAGACTTCTTGAAGTGAAAGAGATAGCTGATTACTCAATGTTTATCGCAAGTGATGCAGCGAAGAGCATTACAGGGCAAGCCCTTCTAATTGATGGTGGCTATACAGCTCAGTAA
- a CDS encoding FUSC family protein, whose amino-acid sequence MAATDPGRTRLHQAARITISVFSSVMTMLWLTTILGISFTPAILAGVVSLLSLLLVNDDTDKKKKITALLLVISSIIWLTLRTLLSSIPFVTDGLFLLVIFFAYYLQHYGFRYFGLFMIAFLSIYFSTLLKLQPSDLLGFILGIVVGGAYSYLYHFILFRNRPKRQLSRSMKSFHIQTNLTLDLVLDAISDPTPNRYRALLLKRDVRKLNEYAQVISSQLTTTDPGEVWSGIDAEQLRMYVFDAEMLIETLYPAVKRMKELHALEHNEVRKLLYKVVESIRDAEVLRSHDIVGNLKQTQTVIEELKNQLIELRISNHQNKDWLWLIRRIESIANHLIESSNELGARRMANIEEQVRLDDPEEIKKENVQESEKSNQPRAATKKALQAIVAGAVAIFLGYFLSPTHQYWVLLSAFVVLLGTDTVGMTLQKAFQRSLGTIFGAVAGFGLAHLLEGRLVLELIALFCCIFMAFYLLSISYAMMMFWMTMLIAIMYDFILGGITEQILIARVFDTLAGAFIGFLAAAVIYPKTTREKVADTAEDFLNKLNEYVSDYLESFSHTEKNFNFTNQAFGIDEQMRKIVEDARPLRNRPAILARSGIERWLTVLTAINYFAKHLLASTNRNNRSTIIEGSENTLFEVNEVIKHNVHTLLKLLKGETGLTMYSLNKEREHIEGLSEKVKYEDVNLKKFVNDLYYIWRINQSLLILGKELGSIKNKEASDHFNMNRNLEQ is encoded by the coding sequence TTGGCTGCTACAGACCCCGGCAGGACTAGGTTACATCAAGCAGCAAGAATAACGATTAGCGTTTTTTCTTCCGTCATGACAATGCTGTGGTTGACTACAATACTTGGGATATCATTTACCCCAGCTATTCTTGCTGGGGTGGTAAGTCTTTTATCATTATTGCTTGTGAATGATGACACAGATAAAAAGAAAAAAATCACTGCCCTTTTGTTAGTAATTTCAAGTATTATTTGGCTAACACTTCGAACATTGCTTAGCTCTATTCCATTTGTTACGGATGGTTTGTTTTTACTTGTGATCTTTTTTGCTTACTACTTACAACATTATGGTTTTCGATATTTTGGACTATTTATGATTGCTTTTTTATCAATCTATTTTTCAACCTTATTGAAACTTCAACCATCCGATTTGCTCGGTTTTATCCTCGGAATTGTTGTCGGAGGAGCATACTCGTATCTATATCACTTTATTCTGTTTAGAAATCGTCCTAAAAGACAGCTCAGTCGAAGTATGAAGTCGTTTCATATTCAAACAAATCTTACGCTAGATCTCGTACTTGATGCCATTTCAGATCCGACTCCGAATCGCTATAGAGCCTTGTTATTAAAGCGAGATGTAAGAAAGCTTAATGAGTATGCACAGGTTATTTCAAGCCAATTAACAACAACTGATCCAGGAGAAGTCTGGAGTGGTATAGACGCTGAGCAACTTAGAATGTACGTCTTTGATGCTGAGATGTTAATTGAAACACTTTATCCCGCAGTTAAAAGGATGAAAGAACTTCATGCGCTTGAACATAATGAAGTAAGAAAATTGCTATATAAAGTTGTTGAATCCATTAGAGACGCTGAGGTGTTACGAAGCCACGATATCGTTGGAAACTTAAAGCAAACACAGACCGTTATTGAAGAATTAAAAAATCAGCTGATCGAATTACGAATATCTAATCATCAAAATAAAGATTGGTTATGGTTAATTAGGAGAATAGAGTCGATTGCCAATCATCTTATTGAAAGTTCAAACGAACTCGGAGCTAGACGGATGGCAAATATTGAAGAACAAGTTCGATTAGACGATCCAGAAGAAATAAAGAAAGAAAATGTTCAAGAAAGTGAAAAATCAAATCAACCAAGAGCAGCCACAAAGAAGGCGCTCCAAGCTATCGTAGCAGGCGCAGTGGCTATTTTCTTAGGTTATTTTCTTTCACCTACTCACCAGTACTGGGTTCTCCTCTCTGCATTTGTAGTACTTTTAGGAACGGATACCGTTGGAATGACGTTACAAAAAGCTTTTCAACGGTCACTGGGAACTATTTTCGGCGCGGTTGCAGGTTTTGGCCTGGCGCATCTTCTTGAAGGAAGGCTTGTCTTAGAGTTAATTGCATTATTTTGCTGTATCTTTATGGCATTTTATTTGCTCTCCATTTCGTATGCGATGATGATGTTTTGGATGACAATGCTAATCGCAATTATGTACGATTTTATCCTAGGTGGGATTACAGAACAGATTCTAATAGCTCGCGTGTTTGATACGTTAGCAGGAGCATTCATTGGTTTTCTAGCAGCAGCAGTGATCTATCCTAAAACTACACGTGAAAAGGTTGCAGATACTGCGGAAGATTTTCTTAATAAATTAAATGAGTATGTGTCGGATTATCTTGAATCCTTTTCACATACTGAAAAGAATTTTAATTTTACAAATCAGGCGTTTGGTATTGATGAACAAATGCGAAAAATCGTTGAAGATGCGAGACCGCTTCGTAATCGACCTGCTATTCTTGCCCGATCAGGGATTGAACGCTGGTTAACTGTACTAACAGCGATCAATTATTTTGCTAAACATCTATTGGCTTCGACAAATCGAAATAACCGTTCAACTATCATAGAAGGATCAGAGAACACACTTTTCGAGGTTAATGAAGTGATTAAACATAATGTCCATACATTACTTAAACTATTAAAAGGTGAAACAGGGTTAACGATGTATAGTTTAAATAAAGAAAGAGAGCATATTGAAGGTCTTTCAGAAAAAGTTAAATATGAAGATGTAAATTTGAAAAAGTTTGTAAATGACCTCTATTATATATGGAGAATTAACCAGTCACTTTTGATATTAGGGAAGGAACTTGGCTCAATAAAGAATAAAGAAGCATCTGATCATTTTAATATGAATCGTAACCTGGAGCAGTAA
- a CDS encoding glycine betaine uptake BCCT transporter, with translation MNKVTNVFWIGIAIAIVFVGWGVLMPDNLNQVMTVSQNFFLEQFGWFYQLAATFFLIFAIYLIFSRFGHIKLGKDTDKPEYSRLTWFAMLFSAGMGIGLLFFGVSEPMSHFSTPPYGEGGTVEAAHLSLRYTYLHWGFHAWAIYATIALALAYYKFRKGAPGLMSATLYPLLGDKVKGPIGITVDIIAVFATIFGVAASLGLGAQQINGGLSYLTNIPNNFTIQLIIIAIITVLFTVSAGTGIKRGIRYLSNANMALAVLLLIMFVILGPTKFVLDLFVTTFGEYVQNIFAMGMRLAPMNAESETWIQDWTIFYWAWWIAWSPFVGTFIARVSKGRTIREFMIAVTVVPTVVCAFWFGVFGGSGIFFDFTQGTDIAGQSLETGLFFLYEQLPLGGILTIVTLLLISTFFITSADSATFVLGMQTTNGSLNPPNYVKFTWGFLLSASAIVLMITGGLESMQTAIIVSAFPLTIILLFTCWGMIKSFNEEVPRKQRSTDKKAKSKKDLKTV, from the coding sequence ATGAACAAAGTTACTAACGTTTTCTGGATAGGAATCGCTATTGCGATTGTCTTCGTTGGTTGGGGCGTGCTGATGCCAGATAACCTTAATCAGGTTATGACGGTTTCCCAAAATTTCTTCTTAGAACAGTTTGGTTGGTTTTATCAGCTTGCCGCAACTTTCTTTTTAATATTTGCAATTTATTTGATTTTTAGTCGATTTGGGCATATCAAATTAGGAAAGGATACAGATAAGCCTGAATATAGCAGGCTCACTTGGTTTGCTATGCTCTTTAGCGCCGGGATGGGAATAGGGCTATTGTTCTTTGGTGTATCAGAACCAATGTCCCACTTTTCTACCCCGCCATATGGTGAAGGAGGAACGGTTGAAGCCGCGCACCTTTCACTTCGATATACATATTTACATTGGGGATTCCATGCATGGGCTATATACGCAACCATCGCTTTAGCGCTAGCTTATTATAAATTTAGAAAAGGGGCGCCGGGATTAATGAGCGCAACGCTTTATCCACTATTAGGAGATAAAGTGAAAGGCCCTATCGGGATTACAGTAGATATTATTGCAGTATTTGCGACAATATTTGGTGTTGCCGCTTCTCTAGGACTTGGGGCTCAACAAATTAACGGTGGTTTAAGTTATTTAACAAACATACCTAATAATTTCACAATTCAATTGATTATTATTGCGATTATCACTGTTCTTTTTACTGTTTCAGCAGGAACAGGAATAAAGAGGGGGATAAGGTATTTAAGTAATGCTAATATGGCGCTTGCTGTATTATTGCTTATCATGTTTGTCATTCTCGGACCAACAAAATTTGTGTTAGATTTATTTGTCACTACTTTCGGAGAATACGTTCAAAATATATTTGCTATGGGCATGAGACTTGCTCCAATGAATGCAGAAAGTGAAACGTGGATTCAAGATTGGACAATCTTTTATTGGGCATGGTGGATTGCCTGGTCTCCTTTTGTTGGGACATTTATTGCAAGGGTCTCGAAAGGAAGAACGATTAGAGAGTTTATGATAGCCGTAACAGTTGTGCCAACAGTCGTTTGTGCATTTTGGTTTGGCGTATTTGGAGGATCTGGTATTTTCTTTGATTTTACTCAAGGAACAGATATAGCAGGTCAAAGTCTTGAGACGGGGTTATTTTTCTTATATGAACAACTTCCACTCGGTGGTATTTTAACTATCGTTACACTATTATTAATCTCTACATTCTTTATTACATCTGCCGATTCAGCTACATTCGTGCTTGGAATGCAAACAACAAATGGAAGTTTGAATCCCCCGAACTATGTGAAATTCACCTGGGGATTTTTGTTATCAGCATCAGCGATCGTTCTAATGATTACGGGTGGACTTGAAAGTATGCAGACGGCTATAATCGTTAGTGCTTTCCCGCTTACAATCATTCTGTTATTTACGTGCTGGGGAATGATTAAATCATTTAATGAAGAAGTACCAAGAAAGCAACGTAGTACAGATAAGAAAGCCAAGTCCAAAAAAGATCTAAAAACGGTTTAA
- a CDS encoding anti-sigma factor yields MKANCEQLLDYFNETLSEEEKERFETHLLSCEECREELKELEELTGDLPYLSIPEEPPAGMKDRVLTSVFESDAEEVGNNEVENLEEKQSNAVIDLQTERKSRQRKWVAPALAAALFLSLGGNLYTYINESDGGIDNSEQISSLIKAVQLQPTEAEASAGSAALMNEDGKMNLVVQVNDVSGVEGDQVYQVWLLEGEKPYRAGSFVPNQEGKGEVAYQVDYEGEHDWDAVAITLEPDNTSETPKGKIILSSGL; encoded by the coding sequence ATGAAAGCAAATTGTGAGCAACTACTTGACTATTTTAATGAAACCTTATCAGAAGAAGAAAAAGAACGGTTCGAAACTCACCTTTTATCTTGTGAAGAGTGCAGAGAGGAGTTAAAGGAGCTGGAAGAATTGACAGGTGACCTTCCTTATCTCTCTATACCAGAAGAACCACCCGCTGGAATGAAAGATCGTGTTTTGACAAGTGTGTTTGAGAGCGATGCTGAAGAAGTAGGTAACAATGAAGTCGAAAACCTGGAAGAGAAACAGAGTAATGCAGTAATAGATCTGCAGACAGAAAGAAAATCAAGACAGAGGAAGTGGGTAGCGCCCGCATTAGCAGCAGCACTTTTTCTCTCCCTTGGTGGAAATTTGTATACGTATATAAACGAATCTGATGGCGGGATAGATAATTCAGAACAAATTTCATCTCTTATCAAAGCTGTACAACTACAGCCAACTGAAGCAGAAGCTTCAGCAGGATCTGCAGCGCTTATGAACGAAGATGGAAAAATGAATTTAGTTGTACAAGTGAACGATGTGTCAGGAGTTGAAGGTGATCAAGTGTATCAAGTTTGGTTACTTGAAGGTGAAAAACCATACCGCGCAGGCTCATTTGTTCCGAATCAGGAAGGAAAAGGTGAGGTAGCTTATCAGGTAGATTATGAAGGTGAGCACGACTGGGATGCTGTCGCAATTACCCTTGAACCGGACAATACAAGTGAAACGCCTAAAGGGAAAATTATACTAAGTTCAGGTTTATAG